The genomic DNA ATGGAAAGGGCCCAGGAAATGGCTCAGCGTGTGAAGATGCTAGCCCAGTGAGTCTGATGATGACTTGAGATTGATTCCCTGAACACATGTAAAAAACTAGATGTTGTGAGCCTCTACAGCAAGATAGGAAATAGAGATAAGGAATCTCCTAGAAGCCTGGGGCCAGCTAGCTGGAATATACCATGCTACAGCAGAAAAAAAGACTCTGCCTCAGTAGGTGAGAACTggctcctggaagttgtcctcagaccttcGCCTGCAGCTTGCACCTTAGTTTAAAAgaccttttaaaaattgctttaacAAGGACTTAACTTCATTGGCTAATCACCACTCAGAACCCTATTCTTCAGggttattttatgattttattatgcAAATAAGTATAAGAAactacacctttaattctagcacttgggaggcagagggaggtggatctctgagagttctaggacagtctccaaagctatagGGAAACTGTTTccgggatgggggatgggggaggggactaAATTACTAGTTATGATACGTTGATCAAATAAGTTTCAAGCTCTTTTCACAAGAAAAAATTTTATAGGGAAAACCATGATGTAGCTGTTTTAttcaaaaatgaaatcataaggATTAGGTAAAAATATGggagaaatattattttcaaataaacacTGACATCTTGCAGGTATGTGGTTCATTTTTATACagctaagaaaaataaattgttccAGAAGGCTCTGGGACACTGCAAATAAAGTTTCCAAAATGCCTAGAATTGTAGCTTCTACTCACCAACAATGTTCtaaggacattttatttttatttattttttttaagatttatttatttgttatgtatacagttcTGTCTATAtgatgcctgcaggccagaaaagggtaccagatctcattacagaaggttttgagccaccatgtggatgctgggaattgaactcaggacctctggaagagcagccagtgctcttaacctctgagccatctctccagccctaaggacATTTTAAatggtgctaagaaccaaacacCAGTTGCTTTATTTTCTATAATCAACACTTGAGAATAAGTAAACTTACCCCTAATTAATCAGTACTGCAGACACTGTCAGTGGCTCTCAGCTggtggtcatttttttttttttttttgtcacctgGGCACCTTTGGCAGTGTCTAGAGGTAATTATCATTGTTACATCTCAGAGCTACTGGCACTTAACAGTAAATGTCATGAACTGTGTGCGCTCATCTTTCTACaacccaggacagcctcccataGCCAACCATCACAGGTCCAAATGTCAACCTTGAGGAACTTTGAGCTGTGTTAGTAGTCTTATCCATTTCCAGCCTAAAGTTTGCAACCATTCTTAGAACATTTTTCCTGGAGCTGCTTTCGTTTTTTGATGTGACAAGCTATAAACCTGATTTGTTATGCTGAGCATTTAGCCAAGCAATAAAATTCCAAGAGAAATAGATGTTAAAaatggtaaaaaacaaaacaaaacaaaacactgacaaTGAAATATAAAGCAACCCCAACCCTTAAACAAAGAGCTCATTACACATGCAGACTTCTCTAATCTCAGACAAGGTTTGGTTCcattttgttgagacaaggtttgctCTGCAGCCAGGTCTCtaacctgtgatcctcctgcctcagcctctagagggCTGATTATAAACATTCACCACACAGCAGTTTAATTAACATGGTTTGAATTTGCAAAGCAAACATTAAAGAATGTGAGTTATTTTCCATGAATTCTTATTTCAACTCTGAGCAAGCGCTGTGCTTACCTTTGCTGGAATGTAGGGTGTCTTTGGAAAGAGAGAGGCACAGAAACTACCTGTTTTTCTTCATATGCCTTcaaagaataataataacaatgcaaAAGGGAAATTTAAAAGTAGTTAAGAATCAGTGGAAGTCTAATTTTTAAACCTGCTAACATACACtgtgaagtattttaaaaaaaaacactgttagCCTGAAGTAGAGCTTGCCTTTAGTctgaacacttgggaggcagaggcaggtggatctctgagttccaggacagccagagatacctgtctcaaaaccaacagacgcccccccccaccccaccaccaccaccacacacttaCTTACAAATCAAATTGATCTAGGGAAATTACATTTATCTGTTGTTTCTCCTTTACCTTTAATTACTTggaattttcaagaaaaatttacaaaataaggaTCTTTACCTGAAACCTTAATACCAATTCCTGAAagcttaaaacaaaaactaagtttcacaaaataaatacactgaAGCAGCTATAATAGTAATAacctttatttaaaatagttttaatttaggAAGCTCATTTCATATGAGTTTCCAACTAATTATtagaatcaaaaccaaacaaaaaaagccaaagaaaatccTCTGTAGAAAAAATACCCAAGAACATTTCTACATATGAAAAACAGTAAACATTCTTTACAGCCAGACATCTATGTGCTAGTGTGAATGCCATCTCTCCTAGTGAACACCACTGTCGACCTTGAGATCTGATTTGTTCTTGTCATTCTTCACTGAGTAGATAAAATATGTTAGGGTGTCTTTTTCATTCACTGGAATAGACCTAAAGTGGCAACCAACtatctacaaagaaaaaaacaaattaaatgttaGATGCAGCAGATTCTGTGAGCCAGGTAAAAggcacagtttaaaaaaaaaaaaaaaaaggcacagttTAGGCCATGTGTTATATGGCCACAAGagattgtcttttaaaaattaagctgttTTAACAAAATATGAACAGGCCccaaagcacatttaaaaaaaacaaaatattatcaaCAAAGGACAGTCTGATTTCAAAGGACCCTTTAGTCTACTCAATTCATATGCTCTAATTCTAAGTATTTTACTTGCTTTGGTCCACTGGTTATAAGTATTTTTCCCTTTAAACTTAACAACTTATAAAGTACATATTCTTAAACATTAAATATCaatgacataaaacaaaagagcCAACGTGCATGTCGACTGCATTCACAGGAAAAGATTaatgtaaacaaaacaacaaaaacccttggTAACAAACTATGATATCATATACAATTTTGGTGCAATTGATATTCATTCTCCCTAAGTTTCAGCAAAATTTTCTGAGTaagatttaagaaaattaaaggagCTAGAAAGACGCTCAAGAAGACTGCTTCCCTGTCTTTTCACAGCACAAACCAAACATGCACACTGAGCTACCAACACGAATAAGAAACTGAGCTGCTAATGTGTGCACTCCGATTCCAGAAGATGGCCTGTTTTTCTAGAACAGAAAATAACTCTGTACTAATTCAACTGTTTTTAGAAGACCAGACTTTAAAGTTGAGATTTGAGTTATAAACTATATGATGTTATATCATACAACGTTTGCATCAGTTCTTGGCTCCTCTCTGTTACAAAACAGGGGCGACCATACTTCATTAATGTCTAGTATATTTCATCATAGTAGGGAACATCTTTATGTTTATGTACTGTGCCATGGTAAAAGGACTagatctttaaataaaatttgaagaaaaattatatttttgtctaGGCAAAAAATAGAGGAGAAAATTTGGCTAGTTAGCatattgaattttaataatgtaaaaGAACTTTCTACAAAGAATTGCAACttgtatttatcttttatttaatatGCACATTAGAAATGTAGGCTAACTACTCAAGTCAAACCCAAGAATATGAGAAAactcatgtaaacacacacacacacacacacacacacacacacacacacacagagagagagagagagatttctgtccTGTCTATTTAGTggaaaagtttattttacatataaagtcTAATTATTTAAATCTGTAAATACTTTAAAGTGCACAGATTTTGTGGCTCTATTActtcttgaaaacacacacacacacacacacacacacacacacacacacacacagctaatttCCAAAGCACTCTGAAGGAACCAAAGTCCtatacaaaataaactttaagtaAAAGCTTGGATAAAATCTTTGCTCTCTCTCGAtgtaaagaaagcatcttctacttaaaaacaacaactacTAACAAAGACAACCTGAAAGTAAAACTAGAAAGTTAGGAAGTACTGCTTCAGGGTTCATCTGTAGGCCTATCCCAGAGAAGCTTTGAAAACTAAATTCTGATAAATGCTTGTaagcttatttatttgttatgccTCAATTAGGTGTTCAATAAACAGACATTGAATAATTAGAAACCTAAAACAGATTTCTGAAGTGATTAAAAACTCACTAAATACTTACTCTGAGAAATCCCTATTAAAAAATGCTGTAAGTGGATTTTCTAGGTGACAGACAGTTGTTTCTAAACCACTATATGCACACCATGATAGACCCATTAactctgactttcttagacattaGACATTTACctatttcatcatcatttaatCACAACCCTTGTTGGTGTGAACAGGTTTGTTTATACCGTATAAAAATTATACATACCTCAACAAGTTGTGCTTTATTAAGGCCTGGTCTGGTTGGAAGCTTGAAGTGTCTTTTGTATCTTCTAAGTGTATTTACTTGTAATTGGTACAAATcaacctagaaaaaaaaaattaagatgtaaCATAGTTCACTCTGCTGAAAAGATATCACTGATCTGTAAAGCAAAGGGCAATGTCCACTTCAGCACAAGAACAATTTCTTTTCCAcagtcagatctagagtttattaGTTTCACCTTTTGGGGATACATAGTGTAAgcttttagaggaaaaaaaaaaaggaagttataGGTCAAGGGCTACAAGAACTGTCACCTGAGATTTAATAGTAGTATAAATGCATGTTttattctatttacttatttatttttggtttttcgagacagggtttctctgtgtagctttgtagaccaggctggcctggaactcacagagattcgcctgcctctgcctcccgaatgctgggtttaaaggcatgcacctgcaccaccaccaccaccacccaaccacCCGGCTAGTATAAATACATGTTAACTGATtgtatttaattttgagatttgtCAGATGctttaaacatttaaaacttaattcaaatatttacataaagGCTTTGGAATTGCCAGCATGCTTATGATTTAcatttaacataataaaactttGCTCTACCTCTGGAGTATCGATGTCCTGAACAGGTGAGTCTCCTCCATCATCAtcactccctttcctctttcttctgtttcgAACACTCTGAATTAAGTTTTTATGATAATCACAAATATAAAGATGTCTTGCCTGAAACAAAGTTTCATAGACAGTGAATACAGAACAATGCATCTCTGTGTTAGTAAAACACATAGGCCCAGATGAATGACTGAACAGTCTAAGCGGGCCACTGTTAAGACAATGTAACGTTCCTTTCCAAACCGGTTACCTGACTCTAACATTAGCAGTCTGGCAATACTGTttgtgggagaggggaggggaaggagagtggTACCATGGGagaaggcaggcagacagaggaagagaaattcCAACCCTCTGGGGTTTGTCATCAAATTGCATTGAGGATGACCTAAATAAATTAGCTCCCGTTGATTTTGAAGGTACAAGGGAAGAGGTGATAATTTTCTCTAATCTGAGAGCAGCAAATCATATTAATGCTCCTAATGTTAGGTATATGCTTCCTAATCTTACTAATTAGTCAAATTCCACACAGATACTAACTAGGCATTTTTACAAATGCGCTATTGAATTCATATCCTATGTTTAAATTTCAAGTACTAACATTTCTTTGTAAGAATTAAATGAATGTATTTATCTGTACTGTGTTGCTTTCAATTAAAGAACACAGAAATTATTCACATTCACTTGCAACATTTCTCATGGGTCCTACTGAAAAACGGCttaaacagaaacacaaactTTTCAAACAATTACACAGGCATTTGAGAGTTACATAATGAGCGATTGGAAATACTGAGCTGATTGacagtctccccctcccccctttaaGGCTACACAATTAAGGGCCTTTTAAATTGACTACTAAGCTAAGAGCAAG from Cricetulus griseus strain 17A/GY chromosome 1 unlocalized genomic scaffold, alternate assembly CriGri-PICRH-1.0 chr1_0, whole genome shotgun sequence includes the following:
- the Sap30 gene encoding histone deacetylase complex subunit SAP30, coding for MNGFTPEEMSRSGDAAAAVAAVVAAAAAAASAGNGNAAGGGAEVPGAGAVSAAGPPGAAGPGLGQLCCLREDGERCGRAAGNASFSKRIQKSISQKKVKIELDKSARHLYICDYHKNLIQSVRNRRKRKGSDDDGGDSPVQDIDTPEVDLYQLQVNTLRRYKRHFKLPTRPGLNKAQLVEIVGCHFRSIPVNEKDTLTYFIYSVKNDKNKSDLKVDSGVH